The genomic stretch CGCGCCCAGCACCTGCACCAGCACCAGCAATCCCAGCGAGCCGATCATGGCGCCCTTCGACAGCTTCGCCAGCCAGCGGTAGTTGACGAGCGACAGCGCGCCCGCGACGCCCAGCGCCAGCGCCACGCGCACGAGGTGCCGGAACAGGAACGCCTCGGTGTCGCCGCCAGACTTGGTCTCGGCCAGGAACGACACCGCCGAGTACACCGCCAGCACGCCCATCGCGCAGAGCGCGAGGACGGCCCAGATCACGGCCCGGTCGGCCGGACGGCGCGGGAGAGCAGCGGTAGCGGTGGACATGAAGCGAGGAGGGCTGCCTCGGTACCGAGGCGGGAGGAGTCAGAGCGCGTGGACGAGGCGCTTGAAGGTGTCGCCGCGGTCCTCGTAGTTCTCGAACATGTCGAACGAGGCGCAGGCGGGGCTGAGGAGGACCGTGTCGCCCGCCTCGGCCATGAGCTGGGCGTACTGGATGGCCTCCTGCATGGAGTCGGCGCGGGCGACGCGGGCGGTGTGCGGCCCGAGGTCCTGCTCGACGGCCTCGGCGCCCTCCCCGATGGCGACGATGCCCTTGACCTTCTCCGCCACTAGGCGCTGGAGCGGCTCGTAGTCGTTGCCCTTGTCGCGCCCGCCCGCGATCAGCACCACGCTGGGGCCGTCGGTGGACGGGAAGCTCTCCAGCGCGTACCAGACCGCGTTCACGTTGGTCGCCTTCGAGTCGTTGACGAACGCGACGCCGCCGACCGTGCGGACGGTCTCCAGGCGGTGCGGCACGCCCTCGAAGGACGTGAGGCTCTCCCGGACGACGTCGCTCCGGATCTCGACCGCGCGGGCCACGATGGCCGAGGCGAGGGAGTTGTAGAGGTTGTGGCGCCCGCGGAGCGCGAGGTCAGACGTGGGCATAAAGTCCTCGGAACGGATCATGGGGGGGGACGCACCGGGAGGGGTGCCGATAGCGGGAAGGTCCAGGACGAGATGGCCGTCGCGTACGAACGCACCGGGCGCGGGCTCGTCGGTCACCGAGAAGGCGACGGGGACGAGCCCGCGCTCGGCGGACAGATGCTGGACGTGCTCGCGGACGAGCGGGTCGTCCTGGTTGTAGACCAGCCAGTCGCCCGGCTGGGAGTTGGCGAAGAGGCGAAACTTGGCCGCCGCGTACCGCGACAGGTCGTGGTCGTAGCGGTCGAGGTGGTCGGGTGTGATGTTGAGCAGGACCGCCACGTGCGGACGGAACGTGACGATGTGGTCGAGCTGGAAGCTGGACACCTCCAGCACCACGACCGTGTCCTCGTCGAGATCGTCGACGAAGTCGGAGAAGGCGGTGCCGATGTTGCCGGCGACGACGTGCGCGCGGCCGTCGGTGGCGCAGACGTGGGCGATCAGCGACGTGGTGGTCGTCTTGCCGTTGGAGCCGGTGACCGCCACGATGGGGCCGGGGCAGAACCAGCTCGCGACCTCGATCTCGGCATACACCGGCCGCTTCTGCTGCAGCGCGCTCTGGACGAGAGGGCTCGTGGTCGGCACGCCGGGGCTGAGCACCACCCAGTCGCAGTCGAGCGCCCGCGCGGTGTGGCCGCCGAACTCGCTCTCCACGCCGTCGCGGGCCAGCGCGTCGGCCACGCCCGCTTCGGCCGCGCCGTGGTCGGTCAGGAAGACGTGCGCGCCGTGGCGGGCCAGCAGGCGGGCGACGGACAGGCCGGACCGTGCGCCTCCGACGACGGTCACCCGCGCACCGGGCACGGCCGCGCGCAGCGCCTCCGCCGAGGCGGGCGCCTCGGGCAGAACCGGCGGGAGACGGAGCTCGGCGGCGCTCATCGGATGCGGAACAGGAAGAGGGCCAGGATGGACAGCAGCGCGGTCACGATCCAGAA from Rubrivirga sp. SAORIC476 encodes the following:
- the murD gene encoding UDP-N-acetylmuramoyl-L-alanine--D-glutamate ligase; this encodes MSAAELRLPPVLPEAPASAEALRAAVPGARVTVVGGARSGLSVARLLARHGAHVFLTDHGAAEAGVADALARDGVESEFGGHTARALDCDWVVLSPGVPTTSPLVQSALQQKRPVYAEIEVASWFCPGPIVAVTGSNGKTTTTSLIAHVCATDGRAHVVAGNIGTAFSDFVDDLDEDTVVVLEVSSFQLDHIVTFRPHVAVLLNITPDHLDRYDHDLSRYAAAKFRLFANSQPGDWLVYNQDDPLVREHVQHLSAERGLVPVAFSVTDEPAPGAFVRDGHLVLDLPAIGTPPGASPPMIRSEDFMPTSDLALRGRHNLYNSLASAIVARAVEIRSDVVRESLTSFEGVPHRLETVRTVGGVAFVNDSKATNVNAVWYALESFPSTDGPSVVLIAGGRDKGNDYEPLQRLVAEKVKGIVAIGEGAEAVEQDLGPHTARVARADSMQEAIQYAQLMAEAGDTVLLSPACASFDMFENYEDRGDTFKRLVHAL